A part of Natator depressus isolate rNatDep1 chromosome 18, rNatDep2.hap1, whole genome shotgun sequence genomic DNA contains:
- the LOC141974379 gene encoding receptor-type guanylate cyclase gcy-22-like, whose product MRERLNTTWDIEPGVVLSRVISELLEAFDSPNEDLITVRFNPDWADVMSLRLILRIKEVILRAHEIPKASPPPRTLQSAWQAVTTILNYAIFTSENVQTCWMENMNLSRYFTLYEGISLFIPFLGSSPPIPSRSLAKELNYVQSCLLQKGHEKLQRKSKEIISTISLKITLLVIACLIYPIVLVSFKQMTDWIQNYARSLKERTEDLKRERRLAEDLLHQMLPKSVAKQLRKHKHVQAENYDQVTIFFSDIVGFTSIAASCTPLQVVEMLNNLYNCFDTRIESYDVYKIETIGDAYMVVSGLPERNGEKHADEIAKMSLDLVAAVRQVLIPHMPRGRLQLRAGIHTGPCVAGVVGYKMPRYCLFGDTVNTASRMESTSLPQKIHISSATYQALLMDDAYEIELRGEIEIKGKGKMKTYWLLGNKNYSVQNDSLVCHWNPAISRKKKMENSLMSAQQSSTGSVGAMLSERSTLASQDGTGSAGHTRVNSDLAWTAGSSISDAGREPKNGSHHSYPQSLKNNTVPLGSPVSEQGDNGASLDQGEYLGDDGSGLLEENGFLPGFVDGM is encoded by the exons ATGAGAGAAAGATTAAACACCACCTGGGATATTGAGCCTGGTGTGGTGTTGTCTAGAGTTATCTCAGAATTGCTGGAGGCTTTTGATAGCCCCAATGAGGACCTGATAACTGTGAGATTCAACCCCGACTGGGCAGATGTGATGTCCCTTAGACTCATACTTAGAATAAAGGAAGTCATCCTCCGAGCTCATGAGATACCCAAGGCATCACCACCACCTAGAACCTTGCAGTCAGCATGGCAGGCAGTCACCACCATTCTGAACTATGCCATCTTCACATCAGAGAACGTACAGACGTGCTGGATGGAGAACATGAACCTGTCACGCTATTTCACTCTCTATGAAGGCATTTCTCTTTTCATCCCATTCCTGGGCTCATCCCCACCAATTCCCAGCAGAAGCCTGGCCAAGGAACTCAATTATGTACAGAGCTGCTTATTACAGAAAGGGCACGAAAAACTCCAGAGGAAGTCTAAGGAAATCATCTCCACAATTAGCCTTAAGATCACACTACTGGTGATAGCCTGCCTCATCTACCCCATAGTCCTGGTGTCCTTTAAACAAATGACAGACTGGATCCAGAATTATGCCAGGAGCCTTAAAGAAAGAACAGAAGACTTGAAGAGGGAGAGGCGGCTGGCTGAGGACCTCCTGCACCAGATGTTACCaaaatctgtggcaaagcagcTGAGGAAACACAAACACGTTCAGGCAGAAAACTATGACCAG GTGACGATCTTTTTCTCTGACATTGTGGGGTTCACTAGCATcgctgcctcctgcacccccctgcaAGTTGTTGAGATGCTCAACAACCTCTACAACTGCTTCGACACCAGGATCGAGTCCTATGATGTTTACAAG ATAGAGACCATCGGCGATGCCTACATGGTGGTGAGCGGCCTGCCGGAGAGGAATGGCGAGAAGCATGCTGATGAGATTGCCAAAATGTCTCTGGACCTGGTGGCTGCAGTCCGACAGGTCCTGATCCCCCACATGCCAAGGGGCAGGCTGCAGCTGCGGGCTGGGATCCACACAG GCCCCTGCGTGGCTGGCGTTGTTGGGTACAAAATGCCCCGTTATTGCCTCTTCGGGGACACGGTGAACACAGCTTCTCGCATGGAGTCCACCAGCCTGC CTCAGAAGATACACATCAGCTCCGCTACCTATCAAGCTCTGCTTATGGACGATGCCTATGAAATCGAGCTGAGAGGGGAAATTGAAATCAAG GGCAAAGGCAAAATGAAAACCTACTGGCTCCTTGGGAACAAGAACTACAGCGTCCAAAATGACAGCCTGGTCTGCCACTGGAATCCAGCCATCTCCAGGAAAAAGAAGATGGAGAACAGTCTGATGTCTGCCCAACAA TCGAGTACAGGTTCCGTGGGCGCAATGCTGAGCGAGAGAAGCACCTTAGCATCTCAGGATGGGACGGGATCAGCCGGCCACACCAGAGTAAACTCTGACCTGGCTTGGACAGCTGGGAGTTCTATCAGCGACGCAGGCCGGGAGCCGAAGAACGGGTCTCATCACAGCTACCCGCAGAGCCTCAAGAATAACACGGTTCCACTGGGCTCTCCAGTGTCTGAGCAAGGGGACAACGGTGCCAGTCTGGACCAAGGGGAGTATCTCGGAGACGATGGGAGTGGATTGCTGGAAGAAAATGGGTTTCTCCCAGGGTTTGTGGATGGGATGTGA